The following proteins are encoded in a genomic region of Brachypodium distachyon strain Bd21 chromosome 1, Brachypodium_distachyon_v3.0, whole genome shotgun sequence:
- the LOC100831414 gene encoding tRNA(adenine(34)) deaminase, chloroplastic yields the protein MYSSYSAAALALRTAKPSYNSHSSYLPSHHCQRYDGDGGQRELLPLNAHLSPRFLLDGCLLRHSTHLMLLSSRIRPPPPPHPPHCFRQRAAARCCCSGGCRNGRSGFENVYWRPEARGHRCCGQGTGSSDLGMVRGQLKARGCGCGSSGIGRLGLGTSCGHRDTPRLLGRAVRQEVWEYDGGEWPRRGCSMECRCDWEEEEEGDECGIAQREVPGRSLLRRRWKEEEEGGDRCRDCSRRKGVEIDYCDEGEYNGHRRERRDVNGVHGRFLDSDWRRLEQRGYCDEEDDLHMRRRREMIGRERRDFELDDAFDMKRVGARRYSENDRKYDWRRERRDSECEDVFDAGRVRAGRYTDDGRRFDRRRERRDFEIDSDDDVRIERRHHRNNDVRYVMQNPRRKEDRAEVVSLSESHRWHDNECDNDDQGIAGHKHYSGRFLRSSSALHKDDSQRASSSRNTVGTRLAREDSASRVRWHDNVDRRAVQTLQERDRHYSSSVGPSNDEYDCDDAQLIRVRDSRTGTQDVKVITEDDTRLISSSKNTSTLMHGSNLDQQIAARKDESKKISQRIMETSEVRGHNTEQDSATRSYNQEDRRNCIGNKSSSLQSSVKMTSDSRRQSNQHDEVDQSVVALTELRRNSEKLTDIKMDSGHNVSRASHSQRNYEEVNQMDLDDRSTSIENVTHITRDRKRYVNQQVIHETDIDVQNVSHLDVSKVRASDIHVSRTSQNQSETRSDVNSISNVSIIDRARGQQEQIHQNKIIISDCPTVRGSQSYLGSGVYGQVHLTSVVDSTKEIQEQVENTNARTNNAAMPSTSESHILTRADGQFQPSSSVNTVGSVEQQIDLTKIHDSDTVFVSNSYNRSDHEACRTKPVNLVDKARDSHDKNDRQIRGGSSTERSDQSRTISESFQDSNERLTIVEETGRLMQHNIALNSQQAGTSRISDDKDTTSLEMESSEEASIFNPDIKQQAIIHGGSETTAGQSMLGVSSARKSVNESLLESAARLEKSSTFHVGQFVGELQRGVSDADTTLTKKNEKSIMEGTTRSSSRSRMKGPSDEIWDVQSATSQETFKTADKEEGSSADGGTNSASQTPKSESVIAKRVHRSLWAYVADIVRLGWVQRGESHDPSNKSFNKSSSSNSQSTEGWLSSQGHDNDRIQKRNWGTKPKDHLMKSQSGESESRLASALKDENLPTGTQGLQISEAGHVPEVGSSKGDFVPRISNDAVQISGERVKAKQSEVGASPKGNIKGGLAEASTSTSVDVTVGHLPEHEAATSSSITTKRSTEINAGKGILGGTSSIINVEEVGQNEDADNWRYGPSAAITPYHHPQTQAMVPHDNASYAFQESAELPTGGFTRMEEKIVVQQAPEVIRTEGKDAELKRRKIQRNKQVLKETFDEWEEAYQHDAKQRKTDELFMREALLEAQRAADIWEVPVGAVLVHNGEIIARGCNLVEDLRDSTAHAEICCIREASNKLKTWRLAETTLYVTLEPCAMCAGAILQARVDTVVWGAPNKLLGADGSWVRLFPGDGQASTLDPTNQNQTAGPVHPFHPKIIVRRGVLSAECSEIMQQFFQLRRKKKQRSESPPRPRHSGHHHHPIKFFTKMHHMFGTVFCL from the exons ATGTACAGCTCCTactccgccgctgctctcgCCCTGCGGACTGCGAAGCCGTCCTACAATTCCCATTCCTCTTACCTCCCTTCGCACCACTGCCAGCGTTACGACGGTGACGGCGGTCAGCGCGAGCTCCTCCCGCTGAACGCTCACCTTTCCCCCCGCTTTCTGCTCGATGGGTGCCTTCTCCGCCACTCCACTCACCTCATGCTCCTCTCCTCCCGGATCCGACCTCCGCCCCCACCGCATCCGCCCCACTGCTTCCGCCAGCGTGCGGCtgcccgctgctgctgcagcggcgGATGCCGCAATGGAAGATCGGGCTTTGAGAATGTTTATTGGCGACCGGAGGCGCGCGGGCATCGATGTTGCGGGCAGGGCACTGGAAGCTCGGATCTTGGAATGGTTCGCGGGCAACTGAAGGCGCGGGGATGCGGTTGCGGCAGCTCTGGAATTGGCAGGCTGGGTCTGGGAACTAGTTGTGGACATCGAGATACACCGAGGTTGCTTGGCAGGGCGGTTCGGCAGGAGGTGTGGGAGTACGACGGTGGCGAATGGCCGCGCAGAGGGTGTTCGATGGAATGCCGCTGTGAttgggaagaggaggaagaaggggatgaaTGTGGTATTGCTCAGAGGGAGGTACCAGGTAGGTCACTCTTAAGGAGGAggtggaaagaagaagaagaaggcggtgATAGATGTAGAGATTGCAGCAGGAGGAAGGGTGTAGAAATTGATTACTGTGATGAAGGTGAATACAATGGCCACAGGAGGGAAAGGAGGGACGTGAATGGTGTACATGGTAGGTTTCTGGATTCTGATTGGAGGAGGTTGGAGCAGAGGGGCTACTGTGACGAGGAGGATGATCTTCATATGAGACGAAGAAGGGAGATGATAGGGAGAGAAAGGAGAGATTTTGAACTTGATGATGCATTTGACATGAAGAGAGTTGGCGCTAGAAGATACAGTGAGAATGACAGGAAATATGATTGGCGAAGAGAAAGGAGGGACTCTGAATGTGAGGATGTGTTTGATGCCGGAAGAGTCAGAGCTGGCAGGTACACTGATGATGGCCGGAGATTTGATcggagaagagagaggagggatTTTGAAATTGACAGTGACGATGATGTGAGGATAGAAAGGAGGCACCATAGAAACAACGATGTAAGATATGTTATGCAAAACCcaaggaggaaggaggatAGGGCGGAGGTTGTTTCACTCTCGGAGTCACACCGTTGGCATGATAACGAGTGTGATAATGATGATCAAGGCATTGCTGGACATAAGCACTATTCGGGTAGATTTCTGAGGTCTTCATCTGCATTGCATAAGGATGATTCACAGAGGGCTTCAAGTTCAAGGAACACTGTTGGTACAAGACTTGCAAGGGAGGATTCAGCCTCGAGGGTGCGTTGGCATGATAATGTAGACAGACGAGCTGTGCAGACATTGCAAGAGAGAGACCGACACTATTCTTCCTCGGTTGGTCCGTCAAATGATGAGTATGATTGTGATGATGCACAGCTTATCAGGGTTAGAGATTCCAGGACGGGAACACAAGATGTGAAGGTTATAACTGAGGATGATACACGCTTGATTTCCAGTTCAAAGAATACTTCAACTTTGATGCATGGTAGCAATTTAGATCAGCAAATAGCAGCTCGGAAGGATGAATCAAAGAAAATCTCACAGAGAATAATGGAGACATCAGAAGTCAGAGGTCACAACACTGAACAAGATTCCGCAACACGGAGCTATAACCAGGAAGATAGAAGAAACTGCATTGGTAATAAGTCATCTTCTCTTCAAAGTTCTGTAAAGATGACTAGTGACAGTAGAAGACAAAGTAACCAGCATGATGAGGTTGATCAGTCGGTGGTTGCACTCACTGAATTGAGGAGAAACTCAGAAAAGCTCACAGATATAAAGATGGATAGTGGTCACAATGTTAGCAGGGCCTCTCACTCACAGAGAAATTATGAGGAAGTTAACCAGATGGATCTCGATGACAGATCTACTTCCATAGAGAATGTAACTCATATTACAAGAGACAGGAAGAGGTATGTTAACCAGCAAGTGATACATGAAACAGACATAGATGTGCAGAATGTTTCACATCTTGATGTTTCCAAGGTTCGTGCTAGTGATATTCATGTGTCTAGGACTTCACAAAATCAATCTGAAACTAGATCAGATGTAAACTCTATTTCCAACGTGAGTATCATTGACCGGGCAAGGGGCCAGCAAGAACAAATACATCAAAACAAGATCATCATTAGTGATTGCCCAACTGTCCGGGGTTCACAGAGTTATCTTGGCAGTGGAGTATATGGTCAAGTTCACTTGACTTCGGTTGTTGACAGCACAAAAGAAATTCAAGAACAAGTGGAAAATACTAATGCCCGTACTAACAATGCTGCTATGCCAAGTACTTCAGAAAGCCATATACTAACAAGAGCAGATGGTCAATTTCAGCCATCCTCATCTGTAAATACTGTTGGTAGTGTGGAGCAACAAATTGATCTTACTAAGATCCACGATAGTGACACTGTATTTGTTAGCAACTCATATAACAGAAGCGACCATGAAGCTTGTAGGACAAAACCTGTCAATCTTGTTGATAAGGCAAGGGATAGCCATGACAAAAATGATCGGCAAATTAGAGGAGGTTCTAGTACAGAAAGAAGTGATCAATCAAGAACCATTTCTGAATCCTTTCAGGACTCTAACGAAAGACTTACAATAGTAGAAGAGACCGGGAGATTAATGCAGCATAACATTGCTTTGAACTCACAGCAGGCAGGCACCAGCAGAATTTCTGATGATAAAGATACTACTAGTTTGGAGATGGAGAGTAGTGAAGAGGCATCTATCTTCAATCCAGATATCAAACAACAAGCGATAATACATGGAGGGAGTGAAACTACTGCAGGACAAAGTATGCTAGGTGTTTCATCTGCCAGAAAGTCTGTCAATGAAAGCTTGTTAGAATCAGCTGCTCGATTAGAAAAATCATCTACATTTCATGTAGGGCAATTTGTTGGTGAGCTCCAAAGAGGCGTCTCAGATGCAGATACTACtttaacaaagaaaaatgagaagTCCATAATGGAAGGTACAACGAGATCTTCATCCAGATCCAGAATGAAGGGACCATCAGATGAGATTTGGGATGTTCAAAGTGCTACGTCTCAAGAGACCTTTAAGACAGCCGATAAGGAGGAAGGTTCCTCAGCTGATGGAGGTACCAACTCAGCCTCTCAGACACCCAAAAGTGAGTCTGTTATTGCTAAAAGAGTTCATAGGTCACTCTGGGCTTATGTTGCAGACATAGTCCGTCTTGGCTGGGTTCAACGAGGTGAATCTCATGATCCTAGCAACAAATCATTTAATAAAAGTTCATCCAGTAATTCTCAAAGTACTGAGGGCTGGCTGTCAAGCCAGGGGCATGACAATGACAGAATTCAGAAGAGAAATTGGGGTACCAAACCAAAAGATCATCTGATGAAGTCACAAAGCGGAGAATCAGAATCTAGGCTAGCATCAGCGCTAAAGGATGAAAACTTGCCTACAGGCACACAAGGTTTGCAAATATCAGAAGCTGGTCATGTACCTGAAGTAGGTAGTTCGAAAGGAGATTTTGTACCCAGAATTTCCAACGATGCTGTGCAGATTTCAGGGGAGAGGGTAAAAGCAAAACAATCTGAAGTGGGTGCATCACCCAAAGGAAATATCAAAGGAGGCTTGGCTGAGGCTAGCACATCAACTTCGGTAGATGTCACAGTAGGACATTTACCTGAACATGAAGCTGCTACTTCATCCAGTATCACAACCAAGCGTTCCACCGAAATTAATGCGGGGAAAGGAATATTAGGCGGCACATCTTCGATCATCAACGTGGAGGAAGTTGGTCAGAATGAAGATGCAGATAACTGGAGATACGGACCTTCAGCTGCTATAACTCCTTACCATCATCCTCAAACACAAGCAATGGTGCCGCATGATAATGCGTCATACGCTTTCCAAGAATCAGCGGAATTGCCTACTGGTGGTTTCACGAGGATGGAAGAGAAGATTGTTGTACAGCAGGCCCCTGAAGTTATCAGAACAGAAGGAAAAGATGCTGAattgaagaggaggaagattcAGCGAAATAAGCAGGTATTGAAGGAGACATTTGATGAATGGGAGGAAGCATACCAGCACGACGCTAAACAGAGAAAGACTGATGAATTATTCATGAGGGAGGCTTTACTTGAAGCTCAGAGGGCTGCAGATATATGGGAGGTGCCAGTTGGAGCAGTGCTAGTACATAACGGAGAAATTATTGCTCGTGGTTGTAATCT AGTTGAAGATCTCAGGGATTCAACTGCACATGCCGAAATTTGTTGTATAAGAGAAGCTTCtaacaaacttaagacatggCGCCTAGCG GAAACAACACTTTATGTGACATTGGAACCTTGTGCCATGTGCGCTGGTGCAATTCTCCAAGCTAGAGTTGATACTGTTGTATGGGGTGCACCGAACAAGCTTCTTGGAGCCGATGGCAGCTGGGTTAG GCTTTTCCCTGGTGATGGGCAAGCAAGCACATTGGATCCAACAAACCAGAACCAAACGGCAGGACCTGTCCACCCTTTCCATCCAAAGATAATCGTAAGGCGAGGTGTCCTCTCCGCGGAGTGCTCAGAGATAATGCAACAGTTCTTCCAGCTgaggaggaaaaagaagcagAGGTCGGAGTCGCCGCCTCGTCCGCGCCACTCGGGGCACCACCACCATCCTATCAAGTTCTTCACCAAGATGCATCACATGTTCGGCACAGTTTTCTGTTTGTAG